In one window of Cytophagaceae bacterium ABcell3 DNA:
- a CDS encoding oligosaccharide flippase family protein, which translates to MVRDLLNKVFQNNNFLSLLGNASAALLGFISFGVLARSLDKGDFGNWVLFITIATLFELLRTGFVQTPLIKFSSGTEESKKNVVHGTSWLFGTIVTFLLGAVTLLVWALFGSFIDNQGVIFFLQWFWLLNIVTLPYNLATWVLQVEMRFNRILYIRLMVLSVFLVLLGVNAYYEYGLYFVLYSYLTAHGLTSVICLALGWTNISSVRFFSKSLLKELFHFGKFSMGTMLGANLLRSSDTLLIGAFLGPSAVAIYSIPLRLMEVMEIPLRSFMATALPTLSAHINNNDRKGFRKYFEKSAGMLTVSFIPLGLACVLFAEPMVWLLGGEQYLESATILRVFGLFAFIMPLDKYSGVSLDVLNKPVLNFWKVVVMLSVNIIGDVLAIMFLGKLWAVAAVSFLTFFSGLVFGVIFLKKLQEFSIRDAVVTGFNECKSLPAKLISKFKTVPDGS; encoded by the coding sequence ATGGTTAGGGATTTGCTGAACAAGGTTTTTCAGAACAACAATTTCTTGTCGCTTCTGGGAAATGCTTCTGCAGCTTTGTTGGGATTTATCAGCTTTGGTGTACTGGCTCGAAGTTTGGATAAAGGGGACTTTGGTAATTGGGTACTTTTTATAACCATTGCCACTTTGTTTGAATTGCTGAGGACCGGCTTTGTGCAAACACCTTTGATTAAGTTTTCCTCTGGTACCGAGGAAAGCAAAAAGAATGTGGTGCACGGAACATCTTGGCTGTTTGGTACTATTGTTACATTTTTACTAGGAGCTGTTACTTTACTTGTTTGGGCGCTCTTTGGGTCTTTTATTGATAATCAAGGAGTGATTTTCTTTCTACAGTGGTTTTGGTTGTTGAATATTGTAACGCTTCCTTACAACCTTGCTACGTGGGTCTTGCAGGTAGAGATGAGGTTTAACCGGATCTTGTATATTCGGTTGATGGTGCTAAGTGTATTTTTGGTACTGTTGGGTGTCAATGCATATTACGAGTATGGTTTGTACTTTGTCCTTTATAGTTACCTGACGGCGCATGGACTTACCAGTGTCATATGCCTGGCGCTTGGTTGGACAAACATCAGTTCGGTTCGGTTTTTCTCCAAGAGTTTACTTAAAGAACTTTTTCATTTTGGGAAGTTTAGTATGGGTACAATGTTGGGGGCAAATCTGCTGAGAAGTTCAGATACTTTACTCATTGGTGCTTTCCTTGGCCCTTCGGCTGTTGCTATTTATAGTATACCGCTTCGGCTAATGGAGGTTATGGAAATTCCTCTACGTAGCTTTATGGCAACTGCTTTGCCTACCTTGTCTGCCCATATCAATAATAATGACCGAAAGGGGTTTAGGAAATATTTTGAGAAAAGCGCTGGCATGCTGACAGTTTCTTTCATTCCACTTGGGCTTGCATGTGTATTGTTTGCAGAGCCTATGGTGTGGTTGCTGGGAGGTGAGCAGTATCTTGAATCTGCAACTATTTTACGCGTATTTGGACTATTTGCCTTTATCATGCCACTAGATAAGTATAGCGGTGTGTCGCTTGATGTATTGAACAAGCCCGTGCTGAACTTTTGGAAAGTGGTCGTTATGCTTTCTGTAAATATCATTGGTGATGTATTGGCTATCATGTTTCTAGGAAAGCTTTGGGCTGTAGCGGCGGTTTCATTCCTTACCTTTTTTAGTGGGCTGGTTTTTGGGGTAATCTTCCTCAAAAAACTTCAAGAGTTTTCTATTAGAGACGCTGTTGTTACTGGTTTTAATGAATGTAAAAGTTTACCGGCAAAACTAATTTCTAAATTTAAAACTGTGCCTGATGGATCTTAA
- a CDS encoding O-antigen ligase family protein: MDLKLNNSRLGVGIKRLIVFSFMVAATVAAAYMVTEGGIMAAGALFALPLGALLVLSIFLKPAVGMVLVMLLGIYIIGPTRYISGVPLGLSIDVMLLLTFLATIFKVQQEDKKWLNNSLFILLVIWVVYIIFQVMNPEAVSYAAWFYASRSLALYWVLVVALTFLMFREEKHFNTFITVWMWGGIISGLYGAKQLHLGLDSAELAWLEAGADETHLLFGKLRVFSFFSDAGQFGAFQAYTMVVAAILALKTDKFWRRILFWATAGICFYGMLISGTRGANFVLMIGFLVYVLMTKKFKILTVGLILLGAFFCMLKFTYIGQGNYNIQRMRSSLDPDDPSFQVRLENQRKLKAYMESRPFGGGVGTAGYWGLRFSPGTLLAETPTDSFYVRVWVETGVVGLVLLLGILIFVFILTFIKAWNIRDPIIRQKMMAIYAGALGVAVASYGNQVIGQIPTLVFFFMSLSYLYIMPDWEKKKQKIGKSDKL, encoded by the coding sequence ATGGATCTTAAACTAAACAATAGTAGGCTTGGGGTTGGCATTAAACGGTTGATCGTGTTTTCGTTCATGGTGGCAGCAACTGTTGCGGCAGCTTATATGGTCACCGAAGGTGGCATAATGGCAGCCGGCGCATTATTTGCGCTGCCTCTAGGGGCACTCCTTGTTTTGTCTATTTTCCTTAAACCTGCTGTTGGTATGGTTTTGGTCATGCTGTTAGGGATATATATCATCGGTCCTACAAGGTATATATCTGGTGTGCCTTTAGGTTTGAGTATTGATGTCATGTTGTTGTTGACATTTTTAGCCACTATTTTTAAAGTTCAACAGGAAGATAAAAAGTGGCTGAACAATAGCTTGTTTATACTGCTTGTGATTTGGGTGGTATATATAATTTTTCAGGTTATGAATCCTGAGGCTGTTAGTTATGCGGCTTGGTTTTATGCCTCTCGATCCTTGGCATTGTATTGGGTTTTGGTCGTTGCCCTTACATTTTTGATGTTTAGGGAAGAAAAGCATTTCAATACTTTCATTACCGTGTGGATGTGGGGAGGTATCATCAGTGGGCTATATGGGGCTAAACAATTACACTTGGGATTGGACTCGGCAGAGCTTGCTTGGCTGGAAGCCGGTGCTGATGAGACACACTTGCTTTTTGGTAAGCTTAGGGTGTTTTCGTTCTTTTCAGATGCAGGTCAGTTTGGTGCTTTTCAGGCTTATACCATGGTCGTTGCCGCTATCTTGGCATTGAAAACTGATAAATTTTGGCGTAGGATATTGTTTTGGGCCACCGCCGGTATATGCTTTTACGGTATGCTGATTTCTGGTACAAGAGGGGCTAACTTTGTGTTGATGATAGGCTTTTTGGTCTATGTTCTTATGACTAAAAAATTTAAGATACTTACGGTGGGGCTTATCCTGTTAGGTGCTTTTTTCTGCATGTTGAAATTTACTTACATAGGGCAGGGTAACTATAATATACAGCGGATGAGAAGCTCCCTAGACCCAGACGACCCTTCTTTTCAGGTGCGTCTTGAGAACCAAAGAAAACTTAAAGCTTATATGGAATCGAGGCCTTTTGGCGGAGGTGTTGGTACTGCGGGCTATTGGGGTTTGAGGTTTAGCCCAGGTACATTGTTGGCAGAAACTCCAACAGATAGTTTTTATGTACGTGTTTGGGTTGAAACGGGTGTGGTAGGCCTTGTCTTGCTGTTAGGAATTTTAATTTTCGTATTCATACTTACTTTTATTAAAGCTTGGAATATCCGAGACCCCATTATACGGCAAAAGATGATGGCTATATATGCAGGAGCTCTTGGGGTGGCGGTGGCTAGCTATGGAAACCAAGTCATCGGACAGATTCCTACGCTTGTGTTTTTCTTCATGAGCTTGTCATATTTGTATATAATGCCTGATTGGGAGAAAAAAAAGCAGAAAATAGGGAAGTCTGATAAACTGTAA
- a CDS encoding glycosyltransferase family 2 protein: protein MIIYKENEKMEMEKYVEFPKVSIITINFNGASVTCDLIESLRNVTYPNFEVIVVDNASQENPDIIKERYPEVVLIKNKENLGFAGGNNAGFRAASGKYFMLLNNDTEVHPEFLHPLVARLESDPLAGAVSSKLIYHNTDGIIQYAGSSMINPYTGRSSFLGQKEKDQGQYDVCCQTHYAHGAAMMVPRRVVEEVGLMADLYFLYYEELDFCERIKEAGYAIWYIGTSVVYHKESMSVGKQNPIKTYYMTRNRLVYMRRNVRGIKLFISMLYFTVIAMPKHTLSHLAARRKDLLKAFYRGVAWNLTNHKIFGNPKI from the coding sequence TTGATTATATATAAGGAGAATGAAAAGATGGAGATGGAAAAGTATGTTGAATTCCCTAAAGTGTCAATCATTACGATCAATTTTAACGGGGCTTCCGTTACATGCGATCTGATTGAATCGTTGAGAAATGTTACTTATCCTAATTTTGAAGTAATTGTTGTAGATAATGCTTCTCAGGAAAATCCAGATATAATTAAAGAAAGATACCCTGAAGTGGTATTGATCAAAAATAAAGAAAACCTGGGTTTTGCCGGAGGAAACAATGCAGGTTTCCGTGCTGCAAGTGGGAAGTATTTTATGCTTCTGAACAATGATACAGAGGTTCATCCTGAATTTCTTCATCCACTTGTTGCCCGTTTGGAATCTGACCCTTTGGCAGGGGCTGTTAGCTCTAAGCTTATTTATCATAACACTGATGGCATTATTCAATATGCTGGAAGTAGTATGATAAACCCTTACACGGGACGCAGTAGTTTTCTTGGCCAAAAGGAAAAAGACCAAGGACAGTATGATGTGTGTTGTCAAACACATTATGCTCATGGTGCCGCTATGATGGTTCCGCGGAGGGTGGTCGAGGAGGTTGGTCTCATGGCTGACTTGTATTTTCTATATTATGAGGAGCTTGATTTTTGCGAGAGAATCAAGGAGGCAGGGTACGCTATTTGGTACATAGGTACCTCTGTGGTTTATCATAAAGAATCTATGTCTGTAGGCAAGCAAAATCCAATTAAGACATATTATATGACCAGGAACAGGCTTGTGTACATGCGTAGAAATGTTAGGGGCATTAAACTGTTTATAAGTATGCTATACTTTACAGTTATAGCCATGCCTAAGCATACCTTGTCTCATTTGGCTGCACGGAGAAAAGATTTGCTTAAAGCATTTTATAGAGGTGTAGCATGGAATTTGACAAATCATAAGATTTTTGGTAATCCAAAAATATAA
- a CDS encoding glycosyltransferase family 2 protein, with protein sequence MFAWLGVMVVYGLVYSIAGRAREFPEISKATYNRKFAVFIPSYKEDEVILSSAEHALKQSYPAEDYDVVVIADSLKPETVGKLKNMPIKVIEVSFDLSTKARSLNKALADLPEVYDYALVLDADNLMERDFLVKFNNAFCHTNAMAIQGHRVAKNLNTNFAILDAVSEEVNNHIYRKGHRALGLSSGLIGSGMAFDYAYFKQVMKSIDAIGGFDKELEVLLNRDRVKIHYLESALVYDEKVENPEVFKNQRRRWMSAQIIFLKKYFLEGVRHLFSKGNIDFFDKVFQFTLLPRVMLLFSVIGLSVVAFFLNIFIGYSMAPGTLFWLGLAGLNVLSIFLAIPDKFYNKQTFRAALHVPKAVVLMFMNLFKLKGADKKFIHTPHSGSADNNV encoded by the coding sequence ATGTTTGCCTGGCTGGGCGTTATGGTTGTATATGGTTTAGTGTATTCAATAGCCGGCCGGGCTCGGGAGTTTCCTGAAATTTCCAAAGCTACATACAATAGGAAGTTTGCGGTCTTCATTCCTTCTTACAAAGAGGATGAGGTGATTTTAAGTTCTGCCGAACATGCGTTGAAACAAAGCTATCCGGCAGAAGACTATGATGTGGTAGTCATTGCTGACAGTCTCAAGCCAGAGACCGTAGGAAAGCTCAAGAATATGCCTATAAAGGTCATAGAAGTTAGCTTTGATTTGAGCACTAAAGCACGGTCTTTGAATAAGGCGCTAGCTGACCTACCTGAGGTTTATGACTATGCCTTGGTACTTGATGCTGACAACTTGATGGAAAGGGATTTTCTGGTAAAGTTTAATAATGCCTTCTGTCATACCAATGCAATGGCTATCCAAGGGCATCGAGTGGCGAAAAACTTGAATACCAATTTCGCTATTTTGGATGCAGTTAGTGAGGAGGTTAATAATCATATTTATAGAAAAGGTCACCGGGCTTTGGGGCTTTCATCTGGACTGATCGGATCTGGTATGGCATTTGACTATGCTTATTTTAAGCAGGTAATGAAGTCTATAGATGCCATAGGTGGGTTTGACAAAGAACTGGAGGTGCTTTTGAACAGAGACAGGGTCAAGATTCATTATCTGGAATCTGCCTTGGTGTATGATGAAAAAGTTGAAAACCCTGAGGTGTTTAAGAACCAACGAAGAAGATGGATGTCTGCTCAGATTATCTTCTTGAAGAAGTATTTTCTTGAGGGGGTTAGACATTTATTCTCAAAAGGTAATATTGACTTCTTTGACAAAGTATTTCAATTTACCTTGTTGCCGAGGGTCATGTTGTTGTTTTCAGTTATCGGCTTAAGTGTGGTAGCTTTCTTTCTGAATATATTTATTGGCTACAGCATGGCACCCGGTACTTTGTTTTGGCTTGGGTTGGCCGGATTAAATGTTCTGAGTATTTTCTTGGCCATACCGGACAAGTTTTATAACAAGCAGACCTTCAGGGCTGCACTGCATGTGCCTAAAGCGGTAGTACTTATGTTTATGAACTTGTTTAAACTTAAAGGAGCAGATAAAAAGTTCATTCATACACCGCATTCGGGTAGTGCTGATAATAATGTATAA
- a CDS encoding DUF2279 domain-containing protein encodes MKRFLTLITSILLLVNIHLSAEPLSDTTVLNKKRFIPLVTGTGLAYAGSMAWLSSTWYDSYSSFHFYNDNHHWLQMDKVGHAYSAFHISQFAVKSLMWSGVEKKKAIWYGGLSGLILLTPIEIFDGFSPNYGASWGDMVANASGSALLLGQYLLWDEPRIQMKFSFHRTPFAATRPEALGGTLAEQALKDYNGQTYWLSINIHSFLPEGNIFPAWLNLSLGYSGTEMQYGTIYESQAVGFNPYRQYFLSLDFDLEHVKTRKKWLKVLAYPLKVIKIPFPAIQFNRHGTSLHPLYF; translated from the coding sequence GTGAAACGCTTTTTAACCTTAATAACCTCCATACTTCTACTCGTTAATATTCATTTATCAGCGGAACCGTTGTCTGACACCACTGTGCTGAACAAAAAGAGGTTTATTCCCCTAGTAACAGGCACAGGTCTAGCATATGCGGGCAGTATGGCATGGTTAAGTTCAACATGGTATGACAGCTATTCCTCCTTTCACTTTTACAATGACAACCATCATTGGTTACAAATGGACAAGGTTGGCCATGCTTATTCAGCTTTTCACATAAGCCAATTTGCAGTCAAGTCATTGATGTGGTCTGGGGTAGAGAAAAAGAAAGCGATCTGGTATGGCGGTCTATCAGGCTTGATTTTACTCACCCCTATTGAAATATTTGATGGTTTTTCTCCCAATTATGGCGCCTCATGGGGAGATATGGTGGCCAATGCCAGTGGGTCTGCATTATTGTTAGGTCAGTATTTACTGTGGGATGAACCTAGAATACAGATGAAATTTTCTTTTCACCGTACGCCATTTGCAGCCACAAGACCAGAAGCGTTAGGAGGCACTTTAGCAGAGCAGGCATTGAAAGATTATAATGGCCAAACCTATTGGCTTTCGATTAATATCCACTCTTTTTTACCTGAAGGCAATATATTTCCAGCATGGCTTAACCTATCGCTCGGGTATAGTGGAACCGAAATGCAATATGGGACAATTTACGAAAGTCAAGCAGTCGGTTTTAATCCTTACCGACAATACTTCCTTTCTCTGGATTTTGACTTAGAACATGTCAAAACCAGAAAAAAATGGCTAAAGGTATTGGCTTACCCGCTAAAGGTTATCAAAATCCCTTTCCCTGCCATTCAGTTTAACCGTCATGGCACTAGCTTACATCCTTTATACTTTTAA